The sequence below is a genomic window from Glycine max cultivar Williams 82 chromosome 20, Glycine_max_v4.0, whole genome shotgun sequence.
tatatatatatatatatatatatatatcatcatcattattaattaacataatttctaCCAGTACAAGGTAGAAGCAATATTAATTTGGAAATGAAAATCtagagaaataaacaaatatacatATGGTTTCATATTATGCATTTTCAGCAGCAGCGGGCTCAAGTTGATAGAGTGCAGATTCTGAAACACGTTTCTTGTACTTTGCAATGAAAGCTTCAGCTTTCATGTCAATATTGGGCTCAGCAACACCCCAGTTACCTTTGTCGTAATCACTAGGATAGACTCTGCGCCACGAATCAGGGGCATCAGAGTACCCTCCTCTGGGCTTCCTTGATGAGAAGATATTGAAAATAGAGAAGAAACCCGAAGAAGATTTCCTTTGCCTATTACCAGCTGCCATGGTTTTGGTGCTTTTTTTGGCTAACAATGACTGAATCAGTCACTGTGAAGACAAAGAACTTGGAGTGGATTGTGTTGGTTTTCAATTCAAAGGTAATATGACTCATTTATAGTCTAGGGAGGCTTCAAATGCATGCTGGTGAATAGTGagagaatatgaaaaaaaagaggtaagaCCGACATAAATGGTTCAAATGGTGCTGACTTGGCAAGTTAATAAACGAGAGTTTGTTTTGTAACATCTATGTCAAGGCACATTTGCTGTGCTCCGCTAGTTTCTTACTTGACTTAAACAAGCTTTAGGGttgtctaaaaaataaaaatcccaaACTAATCTAAATCAAATGATGTTGAGtcaataagttttaaaaatttatttcttttcaaaaaaataattttagtaaaCGGGAGAATAGGGTCGATTCTTCATTAACTAGTAAAAATTTGCTTCTTCTATGGAATTAAAagcaagaataataaaataaaagaagggtttgagtagaaaattaaattaaaaacaataatcaaaatgatacgtaaaataaaagttaataaaaaacaataattaagaattttaaCCCAGAGGTGTAAtatatgttttagttttttgagagatttatttttccttttagatAAATTAGTTACAGATAGCTATCAATAGGGTAGGTATATGGCTTGAGTCCACGGATGAGATGAATGCTTATATTTATaccttttatgtatttttattttttatatctgattttttaacttaaaaatgaaagaaaaaaatgaaatcttcATTATttgatagattttaaaaaaataattgaaacttttttagtatttttattggATATACAGGCCGACATGTTTGTTCATGCACTTTACGTGACATAGACATACCCAAAAATTAAGTTCATTTAATTCATGGGGTAAATACAAACTTGAATAAATTACACAGATTTTCTTGAGATTTGTTTTTATTACACTCCTACTCTTCCATCTTTTCATATTACTTTGAGTTCTCCTAACTAAGGGGGAGGTCGGTGTGATATTTTTTACTCTTATGGTGTAACAATTTACACCTATGAAAGGGAGTCGGTGTAATGAaagtaaaatactaatttattttttgtagagTTCAAAAATTGATCAGTGAATGAaggatagttttaaaaaaaattatttgggaTTGACAATTTAAAAAGCATGCTAATTGATTTTCTTATgtgaaatcaatattttttttcacaaacgaAAACAAAGAATATTTAAGTTCTGAATAGCATCCTATTATCCTAATTACAACAATTATAATAACCACATCATCCTAATGATTGCTTACTATGCCCAGGTTTATGCAAACTAAAAATGATCATAATCTGAAATTGCAATTAAAACCCTAAATAATTGTTGTGTGATCAAAGTGCTTGAATTCGAATTTTAACTtgattccatttttttattaaattggaagagtaaatactcattttagtttttgaatgtTAAAGAAATAGGACAAAATAATCTTACAGTTAACTCTACATCATTGTTAACCCTCACAATTTACTTATGGGATACTTTTGGATCAAATTGTCATTACAAATATGCACGTATGTTTTGCTTAGTGAGCTATATAATTGGACAGATGAATAGAATGATCTTATTtgtaattaatgaatatttattttcctcTGTTTCCTTTATGCCCTTTGCTCTCCCCTTCCCCATCCACTCGCTTCTGGAGAACCCAAAGTGTCACGCGAGGTCATCGACGACACTGCCGGTGGCGCCGAGTTCATCGCCACCAACTTCGGTGAACTAATGAAGCCTCTATGGTTCATTGtgtattagtaattttttatcaaactaaCAAAGCTTTTTATGGTTCATTGTGCGTGTACAGGCACTTGCAATTAAAACGAGTTAGGATGCAAAAGGCCACTCTTCAAATGTCTAGGTTGGGATGTGATACTGGTACCCATTCATTGAAGAAGAAATTCAGCAAGTTCGTTCTTAGGCTTTTTGGTCAAATGTAGCCTTTCTGCATCATTATCATCGCACATCCTAGCGATTACGACAAAAGTAACAAGGGTGTTGTTGAGCCTAATATTGACATGAAAGTTGAAGTTTTCATTGCCAAGTACAAGAAGTGTGTTTCAGAATCTGCACTCTATCAACTTGTTCCTTCTGCCgagaattctgaaataatttaaatcacCTATAAATTTATCTCTCTATTTCACCCTCCTCAATCCTTGCCTCCCTCACCACCCATAAATCACCACATCCACCTTCAACCTAAGTCAGACCCCGTTAATGTATGCCCATACCATTACCCTCACTTTCAAAAATAGGAAATTGAAAGTCAGGTTGAAGACATGTTGCAGAAAGGACTCATTTGTCCTAGTATCAGTCCATTCTCTTCACTTGTTCTCTTGGTCTAGAAGCACGACGGAACATGACGCTTATGTGTTGATTATCGAGCATTGAATGCGATAACAATTAAGGATCGTTTTCCCATTCCCATTATCGATGAGTTACTAGACGAATTGGGAGGTGCGAGCTGATTCTCTAAGCTGGATCTCTTACAAGGCTACCATCAAATTCGTATGCATGAGGATGACGTTTGCAAAATTGCATTTCACAATCACCATGGACATTATGTGTTCAAGGTGATGATGTCTTTTGGCCTGTGCAATGCACCCTCTTCGTTCCAAGCCACTATGAATGTCATTTTCCGTTCATACCTTCACCAATTCATTATCGTCTTTTTTGACGACATATTGGTTTATAGTTGTACCTTGGAAGATCATTTGATTCACTTGGAGAAAGTGTTCGAAGTTCTCCTTCACGACCAATTGGTGCTTAAATTTTCCAAGTGTTTCTTTGCTCAAAGGCAAGTTGAATACTTAGGTCATGTCGTGTCTGGCCAGGGTGTCGAACCAGTTGCTTCCAAAGTCCAGGTCATATATCAATGGCCCGTCCCACAATCCACATGGGCCCTGCATAACTTCTTGGGTCTCATTGGATTTTATCGTAAATTCATTTGCGGTTATGCCTCCATTGTAGCTCCTTTGATCAAGGTCACCACGAAGGATCCTTTCGAGTGGTCTACTGACGCTCAACATGTTTTTCACACACTCAAGGAGGCTTTGACTTCGGCTTCGGTTCTCTTCTTACCGGATTTTACACTTCCATTTACTTTGGAAAAAGACGCATCAGGCATTGGAATGGGCGTAGTCCTATCTCAGAAGGGCCACCCAATCGTGTTCTTCAACAAgccattcaatcacaaattactGCAAGCATTTACCTATGTGCGTGAACTGTTTACAATAACGGTGGTCGTAAAAAGGGGTAGCGATATCTTTTGGGCCATTGATTCACCATTCTGACTAATCACCGGAGCCTCAAGGAGTTCATGACCCAGGTGATTCAAACTCCTGAACAGCAAATGTATCTCACACGGCTCATGGGCTATGATTACTACATCTAGTATTGTTCCGATACCACTAATGTAGTGGCAGATGCGTTATCAAGGATTCCAGACAACCCAGCAGGTACCATGTTCTTATTGTCAGTACCttgtttgacatttttggaaGAACTCAAGAAACACTTGGCCCAGGATTATGTTTTCACTGAGTTCCGACGAGCAATCATCACACACCCAGAAGCCCACCCAGAGTATTCAGTCACTCAAAATTTAGTCTTAAAGAGAGGATGCATTTGGCTACTACAAGGGCTTCCTTTCATTCAAACTCTTCTGACGGAGTATCATTCCACCCCCACCGACGGCCATATGAGGGTAGCGAAAACTTTAGCGCGGTTAACGAAAATTTTTTATTGGCTTGATTTAAGAAAGGATGTGGAACACTTTGTGGCAGCTTGTATCAACTACCAACATACAAAATATGAAACCAAGAAGGTAGCAGGGCTTTTATGTCCTTTACCGATGCCCTGTCGGCCATGGGAGGATCTTTCCTTGGACTTTATTACTGGCCTACTACCTCCATTTCACGACAATACTACTATACTTGTTTTTGTATATCACTTCTCAAATGGCATTCATCTGGGCATGCTAGCACACCACCATACTTCTCATTTGGTAGCAGTCTTATTCATGGACATTATCGGGAAGCTTCAAGGCATGTCGCGAAGTCTACTTTCAGATCGAGACCCGTTATTTGTTAGCCATTTTTGGCAAGACTTGTTTCGTTTAAGCAGCACGCAATTGTGAATGAGCTCTGCCTATCATCTGCAAATGAATGGACAAACAGAAGTCTTGAATCGTGTTATTGAATAATACTTGTGTTCTTTTGTCCATAAGAAACCTTCGCCTTGGGGGGAATTTCTAAATTTGGTGGAATGGTCCTACAACACTTCGTGTCATTCGAGTTTGGGTGCATCGCCATACGAAATCACATTTGGGAAAAAGCCCTTCAATTTTCCCCAATACATTGCGGGATCTTCCAAGGTGGATGAGTTTTTAATAGACAAAGAGGCAGTCTTCGCGGAATTTTGAAAAAAGCTTCAAAAGGCCCAAATGGTGATGAAACAATTAGCGGATGCGAAACGTAGAGATGTTCAATTTGAAACAGGGGATTGGGTAATGGTGAAACTCCGGCCACACAAGCAATCCTCAATTTCGGGTCGACAAACGGGTTATTCCAAACTTGCTGAGACATTTTATGGGCCTTTTAAGATGCTGGACAGAATTGGCCCAACCACATATAAACTTCAATTATCCGAAGCTGCCCATATTCATCTCGTGTTCCATTGTTCTATGCTTAAACCATTTCATCATCCTCCTACTGATGACAGTGCTCC
It includes:
- the LOC102668097 gene encoding uncharacterized protein; translated protein: MAAGNRQRKSSSGFFSIFNIFSSRKPRGGYSDAPDSWRRVYPSDYDKGNWGVAEPNIDMKAEAFIAKYKKRVSESALYQLEPAAAENA